One genomic segment of Thalassospiraceae bacterium LMO-SO8 includes these proteins:
- a CDS encoding glutathione binding-like protein: MIDLYTWATPNGRKASIMLEEVGLEYTTHQVNISKGEQHAPEFLKISPNNRIPAIVDSDGPDGKPISVFETGAILIYLAEKTGSELLPRSGRERVATFEWLMWQMGGVGPMFGQAHHFLFNPSEVVPYGQKRYHDETKRLYMVMNDRRLNETEYLAGGFYSIADIAVYPWVSRHERHQVDLNEYPNVKRWFDTISAREAVQKGMAVPFAN; encoded by the coding sequence ATGATCGACCTATATACCTGGGCCACGCCCAACGGGCGCAAGGCGTCCATCATGCTGGAAGAAGTCGGCCTGGAATACACCACCCACCAGGTGAACATCTCCAAGGGTGAACAGCACGCCCCCGAATTCCTGAAGATTTCGCCCAATAACCGCATTCCGGCGATCGTCGATTCCGACGGTCCCGACGGCAAGCCGATCTCGGTGTTCGAAACGGGGGCGATTCTGATCTATCTGGCGGAAAAGACCGGCAGCGAACTGTTGCCCCGGTCCGGCCGCGAACGCGTCGCCACCTTCGAATGGCTGATGTGGCAGATGGGCGGTGTCGGGCCGATGTTCGGCCAGGCCCATCATTTCCTGTTCAATCCCTCGGAAGTCGTGCCTTACGGTCAGAAGCGCTATCACGATGAGACCAAGCGCCTGTACATGGTGATGAACGACCGCCGCCTGAACGAAACCGAATACCTGGCCGGCGGTTTCTATTCCATCGCCGACATCGCGGTGTATCCCTGGGTGTCGCGCCACGAACGCCACCAGGTCGACCTCAACGAATATCCCAACGTGAAGCGCTGGTTTGATACAATCTCGGCGCGCGAGGCGGTGCAGAAGGGAATGGCGGTGCCGTTCGCGAACTGA
- a CDS encoding methyl-accepting chemotaxis protein, translating to MKFKLSLFNVFLLLALIALIGVATLSGISATTMRDTMLNDRQDKVKQIVLGVNAIVRHELAKQKNNEQTPEVARERILSAIRSVRFDGNNYIFAITYDFCTLAHVDPTKMGKCKKLPRREVFNELAKNGGGFSRYKGPKPGFQGDTFDKVSYIHPVPEMNMYIGTGAYFDDIDEVYNRRLAQLGGIGLGIIVVIVAFGFLVGRSVSKALRNLSSRMNDLAQGNLEIDLNLSSFVKEVDGMIGSVKIFRTELERNKRLEEEKVELEKKAEEDRRKATLRLADEFDASVGEIVKAVGNSAGEMDTTATMMSAAANQATEQAIGVAAAAEQASRNTASVASATEELSSSIEEIARQVQKASEVANQAVNESQMANEKVSGLAEAVGKVGQVVTLITDIAEQTNLLALNATIEAARAGDAGKGFAVVASEVKNLASQTAKATEEISQQIAGIQQATNSSVGAIGNIGATIDEINTISATIAAAIEEQGVATQEISRSVHEASAGTDQVTQNIANVRQSSEETGQSADQVKAAANGLSELAATLQSQVDRFLEGVRA from the coding sequence ATGAAATTCAAACTCTCCCTGTTCAACGTCTTTTTGCTGCTTGCCCTGATCGCCCTGATCGGGGTCGCGACGCTGTCTGGCATCAGCGCCACGACCATGCGCGACACCATGCTGAACGACCGGCAGGACAAGGTTAAGCAGATCGTCCTGGGCGTTAACGCCATTGTCCGGCACGAATTGGCCAAACAGAAAAACAACGAACAAACGCCGGAAGTGGCTAGGGAGCGCATCTTGAGCGCCATCCGAAGCGTCCGTTTCGATGGCAACAACTACATCTTCGCCATCACCTACGATTTCTGCACCCTGGCCCATGTCGATCCGACCAAGATGGGCAAGTGTAAGAAGCTGCCTCGGCGCGAGGTGTTCAACGAACTTGCCAAGAACGGCGGCGGATTCAGCCGTTACAAGGGGCCCAAGCCGGGCTTCCAGGGCGACACCTTCGACAAGGTGTCCTACATCCATCCGGTTCCCGAGATGAACATGTACATCGGCACCGGCGCCTATTTCGACGATATCGACGAGGTCTATAATCGGCGTCTTGCGCAGCTTGGCGGGATCGGTCTGGGGATCATCGTCGTGATCGTCGCTTTCGGCTTCCTGGTTGGCCGCAGCGTGTCCAAGGCGCTCAGAAACCTGTCGTCGCGCATGAATGACCTGGCTCAGGGTAACCTTGAGATCGACCTGAACCTTTCCAGCTTCGTTAAAGAGGTCGACGGCATGATCGGCTCCGTAAAGATTTTCCGCACGGAGCTTGAGCGCAACAAGCGGCTCGAAGAGGAAAAGGTCGAGCTTGAGAAAAAGGCCGAGGAGGACCGCCGCAAGGCGACCCTGAGGCTGGCCGACGAATTCGACGCCTCGGTCGGCGAGATCGTCAAGGCGGTCGGCAATTCGGCCGGCGAGATGGACACCACCGCGACCATGATGAGCGCCGCCGCCAACCAGGCGACGGAACAGGCGATCGGCGTCGCCGCCGCGGCCGAACAGGCCAGCCGCAACACGGCTTCGGTCGCCTCGGCCACGGAGGAGCTGTCGTCGTCCATCGAGGAAATCGCCCGTCAGGTTCAGAAGGCGTCGGAAGTCGCCAACCAGGCGGTCAACGAATCCCAGATGGCCAACGAAAAGGTCAGCGGGCTCGCCGAAGCGGTCGGCAAGGTCGGCCAGGTCGTGACCCTGATCACCGACATCGCCGAACAGACCAATCTGTTGGCCCTGAACGCCACCATCGAGGCCGCCCGCGCCGGCGACGCCGGCAAGGGCTTCGCGGTCGTCGCGTCGGAGGTCAAGAACCTGGCCAGCCAGACCGCCAAGGCGACCGAGGAAATCTCGCAGCAGATCGCGGGCATCCAGCAGGCGACCAATTCGTCCGTCGGCGCCATCGGCAACATCGGTGCCACCATCGACGAGATCAACACGATCTCGGCGACCATCGCCGCCGCCATCGAGGAACAGGGTGTCGCGACGCAGGAAATCTCGCGCAGCGTGCACGAAGCCTCGGCCGGAACGGATCAGGTGACGCAGAACATCGCCAACGTGCGCCAGTCCTCGGAAGAAACCGGCCAGTCGGCGGATCAGGTCAAGGCCGCCGCCAACGGGCTCTCGGAACTGGCGGCGACCCTGCAATCACAGGTCGACCGCTTCCTCGAAGGCGTGCGTGCCTAA
- a CDS encoding sulfite exporter TauE/SafE family protein, with protein MPEPQILALVGVIFLIAGGVKGIVGVGLPTVAMGLMTAVIGLHEAVQLVVVPALITNIWQGAVGGNFTVLIRRLWPMLAAACVGTWFGASLLVIVDAHLLSGSLGILLAVYSMYSLMTPQIPPPGRWEKPLAPLIGFLAGVATGSVASFTMPGALYLQALGLTRDELVQAMGIAFTIATAAQAVSLTGHGIMTTELGLTSAAALIPAAAGMAGGQMIRRRIPAEAFRRVFFFGLLLLGAYLALRAFA; from the coding sequence ATGCCAGAACCCCAGATTCTCGCCCTTGTCGGTGTCATTTTCCTGATTGCGGGCGGCGTGAAAGGCATCGTCGGCGTCGGCCTGCCGACCGTCGCCATGGGCCTGATGACCGCCGTCATCGGCCTGCACGAGGCGGTGCAGCTGGTCGTCGTTCCGGCCCTGATAACCAACATCTGGCAAGGGGCCGTGGGCGGCAATTTCACCGTCCTGATCCGCCGCCTGTGGCCGATGTTGGCGGCGGCCTGCGTCGGGACTTGGTTCGGCGCGTCCTTGCTGGTGATCGTCGATGCCCATCTGCTATCGGGCTCCCTGGGAATTCTGCTCGCCGTCTATTCGATGTATTCCCTGATGACGCCGCAAATCCCGCCGCCCGGGCGTTGGGAAAAGCCGCTGGCCCCCCTTATCGGCTTTCTGGCCGGCGTGGCGACGGGCAGCGTCGCCTCGTTCACCATGCCGGGCGCGCTCTATCTTCAGGCGCTCGGCCTGACCCGTGACGAACTGGTCCAAGCCATGGGCATTGCCTTCACCATCGCGACGGCGGCCCAGGCGGTCAGCCTGACCGGCCATGGCATCATGACCACGGAATTAGGCCTGACCTCGGCCGCCGCCCTGATTCCGGCCGCCGCCGGAATGGCCGGCGGACAGATGATCCGCCGACGCATCCCCGCCGAGGCCTTCCGCCGGGTGTTCTTTTTCGGCCTACTTCTGCTTGGGGCCTATCTGGCCTTGCGGGCCTTCGCCTGA
- a CDS encoding VacJ family lipoprotein — protein sequence MVKIRFSDDFIRLPAVGVMALLIGLSAAHAAEPAKEQANTPPAEIKMQFHQPAADAKDDDPLESINRVTSEFNSLFRGLVLDPLISGYKAVTPDGMQEAIANAASNLAEPITAVSSFLQGDTDNAGNATKRFFVNSTIGVGGLGDPATDMGLQSRPEDLGQAFGAGGMAPGPHIVLPILGPSNLRDATGDILTSIANPLPLVGKAAQGTVTYSENRDTIKAATANSLDPYTTEKALYEQHRQWEVTNGAVSAPADGPTLADESPSLATKPAR from the coding sequence ATGGTCAAAATCCGTTTTTCCGACGATTTCATCCGTCTGCCCGCTGTGGGCGTCATGGCATTGCTGATCGGCCTGAGCGCCGCCCATGCCGCCGAGCCCGCGAAGGAACAGGCCAACACCCCACCCGCGGAAATCAAGATGCAGTTCCACCAGCCCGCGGCCGACGCCAAGGACGACGACCCGCTGGAATCCATCAACCGCGTGACCTCGGAATTCAACAGCCTGTTCCGCGGTCTGGTTCTCGACCCCCTGATTTCGGGCTACAAGGCGGTGACGCCGGACGGCATGCAGGAAGCCATCGCGAACGCCGCCAGCAACCTGGCGGAACCGATCACCGCCGTGTCTTCGTTCCTGCAAGGCGACACGGACAACGCCGGCAACGCGACCAAGCGCTTCTTCGTCAATTCGACCATCGGCGTCGGCGGCCTGGGCGACCCGGCCACGGACATGGGCCTCCAGTCGCGGCCCGAGGATCTGGGCCAAGCCTTCGGCGCCGGCGGCATGGCACCGGGTCCGCACATCGTCCTGCCGATCCTGGGGCCGAGCAACCTGCGCGACGCCACGGGCGACATTCTGACCTCGATCGCCAACCCCCTGCCGCTCGTCGGTAAGGCGGCCCAGGGCACGGTGACCTACTCGGAGAACCGGGACACAATCAAGGCGGCGACCGCCAATTCGCTCGATCCCTACACCACGGAAAAGGCGCTGTACGAACAGCACCGTCAGTGGGAAGTGACCAACGGCGCGGTCAGCGCCCCGGCCGACGGCCCGACCCTGGCCGACGAAAGCCCGTCGCTCGCCACCAAGCCCGCGCGGTAA
- a CDS encoding IclR family transcriptional regulator yields the protein MSDSSDSGAGKDRAFVNGLARGLKVLASFSPEHNRMSLGDLAKATSLPKSTIARLVHTLVETGYIFVCPDSGRYSLHPKVLTLGYPVMASMDKRLVALPMMQELADYSRGTVSLGIRDGLSMILIERSRDRTVRALPLDIGSRIPMETTSMGHAYFAAAEPAEQNGILDQFKTHDPARFKDVERTLRGAEKEYAEKGYCTAVGIWEDDVNAVGVAVTLSNDVLAAFNCGGPSSRITEDSLPDLGVRLADLARHFQTADWVGQLPPRPYRGVQPT from the coding sequence GTGAGCGACAGCTCGGACTCGGGCGCGGGCAAGGACCGCGCTTTCGTGAACGGATTGGCGCGGGGCCTTAAGGTCCTGGCGTCGTTCTCTCCGGAACATAACCGGATGAGCCTTGGCGACTTGGCCAAGGCCACGAGCCTGCCGAAATCGACGATCGCCCGTCTGGTCCATACCCTGGTCGAAACCGGCTATATCTTCGTCTGCCCCGATTCCGGCCGCTACAGCCTGCACCCTAAGGTATTGACCCTGGGCTATCCGGTCATGGCGTCGATGGACAAACGCCTCGTCGCCCTGCCGATGATGCAGGAACTGGCCGACTATTCGCGGGGCACGGTGTCGCTCGGCATCCGCGACGGGCTGTCCATGATCCTCATCGAACGCTCGCGCGACCGCACGGTGCGGGCGCTGCCCCTCGACATCGGCTCACGCATTCCCATGGAAACGACGTCCATGGGCCACGCCTATTTCGCGGCGGCGGAACCGGCCGAACAGAACGGCATCCTCGACCAGTTCAAGACCCATGACCCGGCCCGGTTCAAGGATGTCGAGCGCACGTTGCGCGGTGCCGAGAAGGAATACGCGGAAAAGGGCTACTGCACGGCCGTCGGCATCTGGGAAGACGACGTGAACGCCGTCGGCGTCGCCGTCACGTTGTCGAACGACGTTCTCGCGGCCTTCAACTGCGGCGGCCCGTCCTCGCGCATCACCGAGGATTCCCTGCCCGACCTGGGGGTCCGGCTGGCCGATCTGGCACGGCATTTCCAAACCGCCGACTGGGTCGGGCAATTGCCGCCCCGGCCCTATCGCGGCGTACAGCCCACCTAA
- a CDS encoding TRAP transporter fused permease subunit, whose amino-acid sequence MQEHTSPSHSPVTEFAAARQFLAGAGRKWWQIPAVLTVAIGTFASLYHLYVPIVGAYDTFVLRPLHLLLISLVGLLSFHIRGGKRDFSRPDWTWVVDLALGVALVLSLAHILLDPTGLEERFAYSEATMPDTVAAVALVALVVELARRCIGLPIALLILVILAYGIWGGDSFSIFRHRPIPTPEVFQGLYMTTFGIFGSPVAAMATYVFLFIIFGAYIEKCKTGLLIQRVGLKMTGNSPGGPAKVAVVTSASFGTISGSALANVMATGAVTIPLMKRIGFRKEDAGGIEAAASSGGQLTPPIMGAVAFVMSDITGIPYADIIVAAAVPALLFYISLFVAIDLTARRDNMQGVPEEMMPKRGEIMQLAHMVLPIVTLVVALVTGYSPMMSALVGIATAIVVSSLRAETRLSLPEILGCLHTAAKTTVVATIACAAAGIVVGVLNMTGFGLRLSSELINITNGQILLALIFVMLTCVVLGMGMPTVAAYIITIAIGGPVLIELGVPVLAAHMFILYFAVLSLITPPVMVASFGAAALAEGSVTGTGLAAIRYAALAFVIPFVFVFNPDLLIIGSDFPWHAIVLSILTAIAGAVLFGVAISGYPARTIVERALYLIAAYCLVEPGHGLDLLGIAIVICHLGTRWILSRRTQPKKL is encoded by the coding sequence ATGCAAGAACACACATCCCCGTCACATTCCCCGGTCACCGAATTCGCCGCCGCGCGCCAGTTCCTGGCCGGCGCCGGCCGCAAGTGGTGGCAGATTCCCGCGGTCCTGACCGTGGCGATCGGCACCTTCGCCAGCCTGTATCATCTGTATGTCCCCATCGTCGGGGCCTACGACACCTTCGTCCTGCGCCCGCTGCACCTGCTGTTGATCAGCCTGGTCGGCCTGCTCTCGTTCCACATTCGCGGCGGCAAACGGGATTTCTCCCGGCCCGACTGGACCTGGGTGGTCGATCTGGCCTTGGGTGTCGCCCTGGTGCTGTCCCTGGCCCATATCCTCCTCGACCCGACGGGCCTGGAAGAACGCTTCGCCTATTCGGAAGCGACGATGCCGGACACGGTCGCCGCCGTCGCTCTCGTCGCCCTGGTGGTTGAACTGGCGCGGCGCTGCATCGGTCTGCCCATCGCGCTTTTGATCCTCGTCATCCTGGCCTACGGCATCTGGGGCGGGGACAGCTTTTCCATCTTCCGCCACCGGCCGATCCCCACGCCCGAGGTGTTCCAGGGCCTGTACATGACCACCTTCGGCATCTTCGGCAGCCCCGTGGCGGCCATGGCGACCTATGTGTTCCTGTTCATCATCTTCGGCGCCTATATCGAAAAATGTAAGACCGGCCTGCTGATTCAGCGTGTCGGCCTGAAGATGACCGGCAATTCCCCGGGCGGCCCGGCCAAGGTCGCCGTGGTCACCAGCGCGTCGTTCGGCACCATTTCGGGCAGCGCCCTGGCCAACGTCATGGCGACCGGGGCCGTGACCATCCCACTGATGAAGCGCATCGGTTTCCGCAAGGAAGACGCCGGCGGCATCGAGGCCGCCGCGTCCTCTGGCGGCCAGCTGACCCCGCCGATCATGGGCGCCGTCGCCTTCGTGATGTCGGACATCACGGGCATTCCCTATGCCGACATCATCGTCGCCGCCGCCGTGCCCGCGCTGTTGTTCTACATCTCGCTGTTCGTCGCCATCGACCTGACGGCGCGGCGCGACAACATGCAGGGCGTGCCGGAAGAGATGATGCCCAAGCGGGGCGAGATCATGCAGCTTGCCCATATGGTGCTGCCCATCGTCACCCTGGTCGTCGCCCTGGTCACCGGGTATTCGCCCATGATGTCTGCCCTGGTCGGCATCGCCACGGCCATCGTGGTGTCCAGCCTGCGGGCGGAAACGCGGCTGTCCCTGCCGGAAATTCTCGGCTGCCTGCACACGGCGGCCAAGACCACCGTGGTCGCGACGATCGCCTGCGCCGCCGCCGGCATCGTCGTCGGCGTCCTCAACATGACCGGGTTCGGGTTGCGCCTGTCCAGCGAACTGATCAACATCACCAACGGCCAAATCCTGTTGGCCCTGATTTTCGTCATGCTGACCTGTGTCGTGCTCGGCATGGGCATGCCCACGGTCGCCGCCTATATCATCACGATTGCGATCGGCGGGCCGGTGCTGATCGAACTCGGCGTGCCCGTGCTGGCCGCCCACATGTTCATCCTGTACTTCGCCGTGCTGTCGCTGATCACGCCACCGGTCATGGTCGCGAGTTTCGGCGCGGCCGCCCTGGCCGAAGGGTCGGTCACCGGCACGGGCCTCGCGGCCATCCGTTATGCGGCCCTGGCCTTCGTGATTCCCTTCGTGTTCGTGTTCAACCCGGATCTGCTGATCATCGGCAGCGACTTCCCCTGGCATGCCATCGTGCTGTCGATCCTCACCGCCATCGCCGGCGCGGTGCTGTTCGGCGTCGCGATCAGCGGCTATCCGGCCCGCACCATCGTGGAGAGAGCCCTCTATCTCATCGCCGCCTATTGCCTTGTCGAACCCGGTCACGGGTTGGACCTGCTCGGCATCGCCATCGTCATTTGCCACTTGGGAACCCGTTGGATCCTGTCCAGACGGACGCAACCGAAAAAACTCTAG
- a CDS encoding TauD/TfdA family dioxygenase yields the protein MLNPVPTLSKVPEGYRHIGVTPICGALGAEIDGVDLSADVSNDVLAEIRKALNEYLVIFFRGQDLTPDQQKAFGLRFGTLNIHPVYEPLPGHPEILQVVKEADALNNIGDTWHSDATFLPEPPMGSILYAREIPPFGGDTLFANLYLAYEMLTDGMRRMLSSMNAVHSDAFLTQVNSERNATRSTKLRGGQLEAKETIHPVVRTHPETGRKCLYVNEPFTVRFDGMSAAESRPILDYLLAHIKRPEFTCRFRWQVGSIAFWDNRCTHHYALNDYHGYRREMHRVTVNGDRPY from the coding sequence ATGCTTAACCCCGTGCCCACGTTGTCGAAAGTTCCCGAAGGATATCGGCACATCGGCGTCACGCCCATCTGCGGTGCCTTGGGCGCCGAGATCGACGGCGTCGATCTGTCGGCGGATGTCTCGAACGACGTCCTGGCGGAAATCCGCAAGGCGTTGAACGAATACCTCGTCATTTTCTTCCGCGGCCAGGACCTGACCCCGGACCAGCAGAAGGCCTTCGGCCTGCGCTTCGGCACCCTGAACATCCACCCGGTGTACGAGCCCCTGCCCGGCCATCCGGAAATCCTCCAGGTGGTCAAGGAAGCGGACGCCCTCAACAACATCGGCGACACCTGGCATTCGGACGCGACCTTCCTGCCCGAACCGCCCATGGGATCGATCCTCTACGCCCGCGAGATCCCGCCGTTCGGCGGCGACACCCTGTTCGCCAACCTGTACCTGGCCTATGAGATGCTGACCGACGGCATGCGCCGCATGCTGTCCTCCATGAACGCCGTGCACAGCGACGCCTTCCTGACCCAGGTCAATTCGGAACGCAACGCGACGCGTTCGACCAAGCTGCGCGGCGGACAGCTGGAAGCCAAGGAAACGATCCATCCCGTGGTCCGCACCCATCCGGAAACGGGCCGCAAGTGCCTGTATGTCAACGAGCCCTTCACGGTCCGCTTCGACGGCATGAGCGCCGCGGAAAGCCGCCCGATCCTCGATTACCTGCTGGCCCACATCAAGCGCCCGGAATTCACCTGCCGGTTCCGCTGGCAGGTCGGCTCCATCGCGTTCTGGGACAACCGTTGCACCCACCACTACGCGCTCAACGATTACCACGGCTATCGCCGGGAAATGCACCGCGTGACGGTGAACGGCGACCGCCCCTACTGA
- a CDS encoding TAXI family TRAP transporter solute-binding subunit: MRDVGRRDFIKMGTGLALSSALVLPAALARKAHAAAAAPQYLTMVGGGQGGAWYLGAAAIAELSKKVWPGVATTVTPGGGISNLKGVGAKKIEVGFAFAMDVTAAYKGMLKFEGKPIQNLRALMSTNGAYLSTVAKPGIKSYADLAGKSAAPGRAGMTGLASFERIVAQLGVAKDIKVVNTGYGEMSALFQDNVVQSATVIGSIPHPVVDEILSVSEGHLLPVDDAVADALGKAFNYEKVTIPAGTFKGQDKDVPTIGSVTQVTTYAEMPDEWAYNIVKTTWENRKRMVQAHKAYGEFGEEIAVKGVRIPFHPGAAQYWKEIGLLK; this comes from the coding sequence ATGCGTGACGTTGGACGACGAGATTTCATCAAAATGGGAACCGGCCTGGCCTTGAGCTCGGCCCTGGTCCTGCCCGCGGCCCTGGCCCGCAAGGCCCATGCCGCGGCGGCCGCGCCGCAGTACCTGACCATGGTCGGCGGCGGCCAGGGCGGCGCCTGGTATCTGGGTGCCGCCGCCATCGCGGAGCTGAGCAAGAAGGTCTGGCCCGGCGTCGCCACCACCGTCACCCCGGGTGGCGGCATTTCCAACCTGAAGGGCGTCGGCGCCAAGAAGATCGAAGTCGGCTTCGCCTTCGCCATGGACGTCACCGCCGCCTACAAGGGCATGCTCAAGTTCGAAGGCAAGCCGATCCAGAATCTGCGCGCCCTGATGTCGACCAACGGCGCCTACCTGTCGACGGTCGCCAAGCCGGGTATCAAAAGCTATGCCGACCTGGCCGGCAAAAGCGCCGCCCCCGGCCGCGCCGGCATGACCGGCCTTGCCAGCTTCGAACGCATCGTCGCCCAGTTGGGCGTCGCCAAGGACATCAAGGTCGTGAACACCGGCTATGGCGAAATGTCCGCCCTGTTCCAGGACAACGTGGTGCAGTCCGCCACCGTCATCGGCTCCATCCCCCATCCGGTGGTCGATGAAATTCTGTCCGTTTCCGAAGGCCACCTGCTGCCCGTCGACGACGCCGTCGCCGACGCCTTGGGCAAGGCCTTCAACTACGAGAAGGTCACCATCCCCGCCGGCACCTTTAAGGGCCAGGACAAGGATGTTCCGACCATCGGCTCCGTCACCCAGGTGACGACCTACGCCGAAATGCCCGACGAATGGGCCTACAACATCGTCAAGACGACCTGGGAAAACCGCAAGCGGATGGTCCAGGCGCACAAGGCCTACGGTGAATTCGGTGAAGAGATCGCCGTCAAGGGCGTGCGCATCCCGTTCCATCCCGGCGCCGCCCAGTACTGGAAGGAAATCGGCCTGTTGAAGTAG
- a CDS encoding YbaK/EbsC family protein: protein MAFKTKKSVQRVIAALKAAGLGDRVIELTATAKTAEDAARAVDAKLGQIVKSLTFRIGDRPVLALVAGDHTCNAEALPRVLNLEGKVTKPQAQRVKDVTGFTIGGVSPVGLVNDMPIAIDASLRRFDQLFAAAGHPHCLFPVSFDELKRLTGGIVSYNIAEAIDPDAVEMPRFQRSRTFMKNE from the coding sequence ATGGCGTTCAAAACCAAAAAATCGGTGCAACGGGTCATTGCGGCGCTCAAGGCCGCGGGCCTGGGCGACCGGGTGATTGAACTGACCGCGACGGCCAAGACGGCCGAGGATGCCGCCCGCGCCGTCGATGCCAAACTGGGCCAGATCGTCAAGTCGCTGACCTTCCGCATCGGCGACAGGCCGGTGCTGGCGTTGGTCGCCGGCGACCATACCTGCAATGCGGAGGCGCTGCCCCGGGTTCTCAACCTGGAAGGCAAGGTCACGAAGCCGCAGGCCCAGCGCGTCAAGGACGTCACCGGCTTCACCATCGGCGGCGTGTCGCCCGTGGGGCTGGTCAACGACATGCCCATCGCCATCGACGCCAGTCTGCGCCGTTTCGACCAATTGTTCGCCGCCGCCGGGCATCCCCATTGCCTGTTTCCCGTCAGTTTCGACGAACTGAAGCGCCTGACCGGCGGGATCGTGTCCTATAACATCGCGGAAGCCATCGACCCCGACGCGGTCGAGATGCCGCGCTTTCAGCGCAGCCGCACATTCATGAAAAACGAATGA
- a CDS encoding SDR family oxidoreductase, protein MNATTVVTGANRGIGLATAQLLADQGHEVVGTGRTAPETFPGTFYEVDFADSANLAAVGAEIAERHAVTGLVNNAGVSRARSIDTVTLEDMDAHYEVNLRAVVQITQLLLPRLRAADGNGRIVNIASRVVVGRAVRTPYVATKAALVGLTRSWALDLAHDGITVNCIAPGPVATKLFKGNHPDGSKELADVLASIPLARVGTPEEIAGPIAFLLSPAASYVTGQTLYVCGGGSIGHVPV, encoded by the coding sequence ATGAACGCGACGACAGTCGTCACCGGGGCGAACCGGGGCATCGGCCTGGCCACCGCGCAGTTGCTGGCGGATCAGGGCCATGAGGTCGTCGGCACGGGCAGGACCGCGCCGGAAACCTTCCCCGGAACATTCTATGAGGTGGATTTCGCCGATTCCGCCAACTTGGCGGCCGTCGGCGCGGAAATCGCCGAACGCCACGCCGTCACCGGCCTGGTCAACAACGCGGGCGTGTCGCGGGCACGGTCCATCGACACCGTGACGCTGGAGGACATGGACGCCCATTACGAGGTCAACCTGCGCGCCGTGGTCCAGATCACGCAGCTTTTGCTGCCCCGGCTGCGGGCGGCGGACGGCAATGGCCGGATCGTCAACATCGCCAGCCGGGTCGTCGTCGGTCGTGCCGTGCGCACGCCCTATGTGGCGACCAAGGCGGCACTGGTCGGGCTGACGCGAAGCTGGGCCCTGGACCTGGCCCATGACGGCATCACGGTCAATTGCATCGCGCCCGGTCCCGTCGCGACCAAACTGTTCAAGGGAAATCATCCCGACGGGTCGAAGGAGCTTGCCGACGTTCTGGCGTCGATTCCGCTTGCCCGGGTCGGCACGCCGGAGGAGATCGCGGGGCCGATCGCGTTTCTGCTGTCGCCGGCGGCGTCCTATGTCACCGGACAGACGTTATACGTCTGCGGCGGCGGCAGCATCGGGCACGTCCCGGTCTGA